The following proteins are co-located in the Bacillus pumilus genome:
- a CDS encoding D-alanyl-D-alanine carboxypeptidase family protein produces MILISMVSPSAIAKEKIEKPGEKQTSELAHEAKSAILIERDTGKVLYNKNSDEKLAPASMTKIMTMLLIMEAMDQGKLKMTDKVRTSDYAASMGGSQIFLEPGEEMTVKEMLKGIAIASGNDASVAMAEHIAGSEEQFVEQMNKKAKELGLTSTVFQNPTGLPEKDHYSTAHDMAKMAKELLKYEQITKFTGVYEDYLRQNTDKKFWLVNTNRLIKFYPGVDGLKTGFTGEAKYCLTASAKKGNMRVIAVVFGASTPKDRNAQVVKMLDYAFSQYTTHPLYKRGQDVAEIKVSKGKKKKIQLVTSEPISLLTKKGENVDQIKKEIKLTHDVKAPFSKGTELGTIVLKKDGKVLHESPVEAKEGMEKAGVWTFFKRAMAEFIKWK; encoded by the coding sequence ATGATTCTTATCTCAATGGTTTCACCATCAGCGATAGCAAAAGAAAAGATAGAAAAACCAGGAGAAAAACAAACATCAGAATTGGCGCATGAAGCCAAATCAGCCATCTTAATTGAACGTGACACGGGGAAGGTGCTTTACAACAAAAACAGCGATGAAAAGCTTGCACCTGCAAGTATGACCAAAATCATGACCATGCTTCTCATTATGGAAGCAATGGACCAAGGAAAGCTGAAAATGACAGACAAGGTCAGAACGAGCGACTATGCGGCATCCATGGGAGGCTCACAAATTTTCCTTGAACCAGGAGAAGAAATGACTGTGAAAGAAATGCTGAAAGGCATTGCAATTGCTTCAGGAAATGATGCATCTGTTGCCATGGCAGAACATATTGCTGGATCTGAAGAACAGTTCGTTGAGCAGATGAACAAAAAGGCAAAAGAACTCGGGCTCACCTCAACAGTCTTTCAAAACCCAACGGGACTTCCTGAAAAAGATCATTACAGCACAGCTCATGATATGGCAAAAATGGCGAAAGAGTTGTTGAAATATGAACAAATCACCAAATTCACAGGTGTCTATGAAGACTATCTTCGTCAAAACACGGATAAAAAATTCTGGCTTGTGAACACGAACCGACTAATTAAATTTTATCCAGGCGTCGATGGATTGAAAACAGGTTTTACAGGCGAGGCAAAATACTGTTTAACCGCATCAGCTAAAAAAGGCAACATGCGCGTCATTGCTGTCGTATTTGGCGCAAGTACACCGAAGGACAGAAACGCCCAAGTGGTCAAAATGTTAGACTATGCATTTAGTCAATATACAACCCATCCACTTTACAAACGAGGACAAGACGTGGCAGAGATCAAAGTGAGCAAAGGGAAAAAGAAGAAAATTCAGCTTGTCACTTCTGAACCGATCTCCCTTTTAACGAAAAAAGGCGAAAATGTGGATCAGATTAAAAAAGAAATCAAATTGACTCATGATGTCAAGGCCCCATTTTCAAAAGGGACGGAACTTGGCACCATTGTCTTGAAAAAAGACGGTAAAGTACTGCATGAAAGCCCTGTAGAAGCAAAAGAAGGAATGGAAAAAGCAGGGGTTTGGACTTTCTTCAAACGGGCCATGGCCGAATTTATAAAATGGAAATAA
- a CDS encoding purine-nucleoside phosphorylase has protein sequence MGAQFSEAAAYIKQASSYVPTVGLILGSGLGILADEIENPIKLKYEDIPGFPVSTVEGHAGQLVIGTLKGTVVCAMQGRFHFYEGYDMKQVTFPVRVMKEIGIETCIVTNAAGGVNTSFHPGDLMLITDHINMMGTNPLIGPNDSQGVRFPDMSAPYDKDLLALAEKTAQHLGISVQQGVYAGMTGPSYETPAEVRFLRTLGADAVGMSTVPEVIVARHAGMKVLGISCISNAASGILDQPLSHDEVIEVTEKVKASFLDLVKDVVEQLS, from the coding sequence GTGGGAGCACAGTTTTCAGAAGCGGCGGCATACATTAAACAAGCATCGTCATACGTACCAACAGTTGGATTGATCTTAGGTTCAGGGCTTGGCATTTTAGCAGATGAGATTGAAAATCCAATCAAATTGAAATATGAAGATATCCCTGGATTCCCTGTTTCAACAGTAGAGGGACATGCAGGACAGCTCGTCATCGGGACGCTGAAAGGCACCGTCGTATGTGCAATGCAAGGACGTTTTCATTTCTATGAAGGATATGATATGAAGCAAGTAACGTTTCCTGTTCGTGTGATGAAAGAAATTGGCATTGAGACATGTATTGTGACAAATGCAGCCGGCGGCGTGAATACGTCCTTTCATCCAGGTGATCTGATGCTGATTACGGATCATATCAATATGATGGGGACCAATCCATTAATCGGACCAAATGACAGTCAAGGCGTTCGTTTCCCTGACATGTCTGCACCATACGATAAAGATTTGCTGGCACTTGCAGAAAAAACGGCTCAACACTTAGGCATATCTGTACAGCAGGGAGTATATGCCGGGATGACAGGTCCTTCATATGAAACACCAGCTGAAGTTCGTTTCCTTAGAACGCTTGGAGCAGATGCAGTGGGAATGTCGACTGTCCCAGAAGTGATTGTTGCGCGTCATGCAGGAATGAAAGTGCTTGGTATTTCATGTATCTCCAATGCCGCATCAGGTATTTTAGATCAGCCGCTTTCTCATGATGAAGTCATTGAAGTGACGGAAAAAGTGAAAGCAAGTTTCCTTGATTTAGTAAAAGATGTTGTGGAGCAACTCTCATAA